A section of the Lusitaniella coriacea LEGE 07157 genome encodes:
- a CDS encoding CHAT domain-containing protein produces the protein MLKPVRRWFKWLGLLLLSALCCWVFHWGAIASEMRLYEIAQTPPTQLSTAATVEQGISAYQGGDFTGAIAIWQQVLSRINSDEDRAVVYANLALAYRQTGQLSEAIQTWEEAIALYRDRDEEDLEIAKLLAEQAQAYSDLGQHKRSIILLESALDILEEQPDPLTEAAIHGIFGNAYMALGNYDTAIASHEKSLAIARSSNSTRHIATALNNLGTAHLKQAERLYYQAEVADAEGDPQAKQLKQEEQENVARSRSLFEESITVAQQGKKLEEIRALLNLNRLLEKSFHQGLSENNGGEITSNQQRIEELLPLIPDSRQKAYATINLAESILDRADEKMLDRVVPLLEQALTIAQRIGDTKAQSFALGSLGKVYENNLKDFGRAMEYTQNALFVSQQVNAADSLYLWQWQSGRILKALNRPAAAISAYKHAIATLQSIRGDIISANKELQLDFREDVEPVYRQLIELLLTTPDTEAITSQGKAERTKSTLLAQNTSSSRLQEVVNTLESLKLAEVQNFFGDDCVQLALSRGNGTQESLASSNTAVIYSIVLGNQTTLVLQAPDGTQKKYTKTIDKDSIEEEITQLRFYLEERPAARYLPYAQAVYDWFIRPMEADLAAMKPNTLLFINDGVLRKIPMAALHDGEQFLIEKYPIAITPSINLTITRPLSRENLEALSLGLTVAKPPFAPLFNVKAEINAVQEILGGVKLIDEDFTQENLQTQLRAKSFPVVHLATHGKFGVDAQDTFLLGYDKPLTIEDIDNLLRTRRDREPVGLLTMSACQTAAGDNRSALGMAGVAVRAGVESALATLWFINDEATVPFIKEFYRQLLDPKLTKAEALRNAQLTMIADRNYSHPAIWSPFVLIGNWL, from the coding sequence ATGTTGAAGCCTGTACGTCGTTGGTTCAAGTGGTTGGGGCTATTACTCCTTAGCGCGTTGTGTTGCTGGGTATTTCACTGGGGGGCGATCGCATCAGAGATGCGGCTCTACGAGATCGCGCAAACACCCCCCACCCAACTCTCCACCGCAGCAACGGTAGAACAGGGTATTTCTGCTTATCAAGGGGGGGACTTTACCGGCGCGATCGCGATTTGGCAGCAAGTACTTTCCCGCATTAACTCCGATGAAGATCGTGCGGTGGTTTACGCCAATCTCGCTTTAGCCTATCGGCAAACCGGTCAACTCTCGGAAGCGATTCAAACCTGGGAAGAGGCGATCGCGCTCTACCGCGATCGCGACGAGGAAGATTTAGAGATTGCCAAACTCTTAGCGGAACAGGCTCAAGCCTACAGCGATTTGGGGCAGCACAAGCGAAGCATTATCCTGTTGGAATCTGCCTTAGACATCCTCGAAGAGCAACCCGATCCCCTTACCGAAGCCGCAATTCACGGCATTTTTGGCAATGCTTACATGGCGTTGGGCAATTATGACACCGCGATCGCGTCCCACGAAAAAAGCCTCGCGATCGCCCGCAGCAGTAACAGCACTCGCCACATTGCAACCGCTCTCAATAACCTGGGAACGGCTCACCTGAAGCAAGCCGAACGCTTGTATTATCAAGCAGAAGTTGCCGATGCCGAGGGCGATCCTCAAGCGAAACAGCTAAAGCAAGAGGAACAAGAAAATGTCGCGCGATCGCGCAGTCTCTTTGAGGAAAGTATTACTGTCGCCCAACAAGGCAAAAAATTAGAGGAAATTCGGGCATTACTCAATCTCAATCGCCTGCTCGAAAAAAGTTTTCACCAAGGTTTATCCGAGAACAATGGTGGAGAAATTACCAGCAATCAGCAGCGAATTGAAGAATTACTCCCCTTGATACCTGATTCTCGCCAAAAAGCCTATGCAACAATTAATTTAGCTGAAAGCATCCTCGATCGCGCCGACGAAAAAATGTTAGATCGGGTCGTACCGCTCCTAGAACAAGCCTTAACCATCGCACAACGCATTGGGGATACCAAAGCCCAATCCTTTGCCCTGGGAAGCTTGGGGAAAGTCTACGAAAACAATCTCAAGGACTTTGGGCGAGCGATGGAGTACACCCAAAATGCCCTCTTTGTCTCCCAACAAGTGAATGCTGCCGATAGTTTGTATCTGTGGCAATGGCAGTCTGGGCGCATCCTCAAAGCCCTCAATCGTCCCGCCGCCGCAATCTCGGCGTACAAACACGCGATCGCGACGCTGCAAAGCATTCGCGGCGATATCATCTCCGCTAACAAAGAACTACAGCTCGATTTCCGGGAAGATGTCGAACCCGTTTATCGCCAACTCATCGAGCTACTGCTGACGACTCCCGACACCGAAGCAATAACATCTCAAGGGAAAGCAGAAAGGACAAAATCCACCCTCCTCGCTCAAAACACATCCTCTTCTCGCCTCCAAGAAGTTGTCAATACCCTAGAAAGTCTCAAACTCGCTGAAGTTCAGAACTTTTTCGGCGACGATTGCGTGCAATTAGCACTCTCTAGAGGCAACGGTACCCAGGAAAGTTTGGCATCGAGCAATACGGCGGTGATTTACTCCATCGTCCTGGGCAATCAAACAACGCTCGTTCTCCAAGCTCCCGACGGAACGCAAAAAAAATATACTAAGACCATCGATAAAGACAGCATTGAAGAAGAAATTACCCAACTGCGGTTTTATCTCGAAGAGCGACCTGCCGCCCGCTATTTACCCTACGCTCAAGCGGTTTATGACTGGTTCATTCGACCGATGGAAGCAGACTTAGCGGCGATGAAACCCAACACCCTGTTGTTTATTAATGACGGAGTATTGCGGAAAATTCCAATGGCGGCACTCCACGATGGGGAACAGTTTTTGATTGAGAAATATCCCATCGCCATCACGCCGAGCATTAACCTAACCATTACCAGACCCTTAAGCCGCGAGAATCTCGAAGCTTTGAGTTTGGGCTTAACCGTTGCAAAACCGCCCTTTGCTCCGCTGTTTAACGTTAAAGCTGAGATTAATGCCGTTCAAGAGATTTTGGGAGGGGTGAAATTAATCGATGAGGACTTTACTCAAGAAAATCTCCAAACTCAATTACGCGCAAAATCTTTCCCCGTCGTTCACCTGGCAACTCACGGAAAATTTGGGGTTGATGCTCAAGATACCTTTTTGTTGGGATACGACAAACCCCTGACCATTGAAGACATTGACAATCTTTTAAGGACGCGGCGCGATCGCGAACCCGTGGGACTCTTGACCATGAGCGCCTGCCAAACTGCCGCCGGAGATAATCGTTCTGCCCTCGGTATGGCTGGCGTTGCGGTGCGTGCGGGGGTCGAAAGCGCTCTTGCAACTCTGTGGTTTATCAATGATGAAGCAACGGTTCCCTTTATCAAAGAATTTTACCGACAACTG